CTCGATCGCCTCACCCGCACAACTCCCGCAGCGGTCGAACTTCCCCAGCCCAGCCTGACCGTTCTCTATTTCAATCCGGGGCACGGGAAACAGCAAACCTACCTGGCGGATCAGCTCCATCATCAGCACTGTCGCGTCCTAGAAGTGGAGGATTTGGAGCAGGCAGATCTGCTGGCGCGGGTCTGGAAACCCAATGTGATGCTGCTCGATCGCCATATAGCGAATCTAGAAACCCAACTGCATGAATTAAGCCAGCTGCCGTTCCTGTCAACGTTACCCCTGATTACGCTTACAGTTGAAGCCACCGAAGCCGCAAACTGCATTTCAACGCTGCGGGTATTTCCCTGTCTTTCTGAGGAATGGGACAACGCTGAAGAAGCTCCGCACTGCCCGCTACACGATTTGCTTCCGGTGATTCGGGTTGCGGCTGGCATGACCTGGACGCCCCATGTGCTGATTGTAGACTTTAGCCAAATTGAAAATCAGAGTCAGAACCAGCCTGAGAGCCAAACCGGGAACGCTCGTTCGTCGATCGATTTACCTAAGCTGCCTCACCGTCCCCAGGCGATCGCCCAATACTTACAGATTGCGGGACTACAGAGTACCGTTGCTCCATCCTGGCAGGAGGTTGTGCATCAGCTCCAGCATCACAGCGTCAATTTGCTGCTGTTTTGCGTCTACGGAGATGAAATTTCCGCCTCCCCACCCGAATTTGAAACTGCTTTAGCCAATATTCCAGTCAAGCCGCCCATTCTCGTCTGGCATCCCCAAACCAGCAGTCAGACTCAGGAAAAGACGGCTGCTCAGCCTCAACAACTCATCGCTCTGTGGCAATCCCTTCGTTCCCAGTTTTCCGAAGGCGAAATCTGCACCGAAATTCTGCCCACTGATCTGCCGATCTCCAGTTTGCTCGATCGAATTCAGCAAATTCTGTGCTACCCGATCGGGTAGTTTCTAAGGCGGGAATTTCTTCTAGCTGTCTTTTCGCTCGATCGCCAGAGAGACCCGATCGCCTCCAATATCGCGCATGGTCTTCAGCAGTTGGGCAACGGATTCATAGGTTAATTCGCGATCGGCTTTGAGCAGGACTACGCCATTGGGATTCTCAGCGAGGAATTTCCGCATTTGCTGGGCAAGCTGGTCAGGATTTACAGGCTGATTGTTAATTACAGTTTGGCGATCGGCTTTGAGTCCCACGACTAACGTTTTTCGTTTGGCAGCTTCTCCGTCTGATCCGGCTCCGCTC
This is a stretch of genomic DNA from Leptolyngbya ohadii IS1. It encodes these proteins:
- a CDS encoding ExbD/TolR family protein, coding for MRFRDKRSNSQLPEVNLVPMMDVLMTVLTFFIIVSMTLTGQQILNLNLPQTSGAGSDGEAAKRKTLVVGLKADRQTVINNQPVNPDQLAQQMRKFLAENPNGVVLLKADRELTYESVAQLLKTMRDIGGDRVSLAIERKDS